The Gossypium hirsutum isolate 1008001.06 chromosome D02, Gossypium_hirsutum_v2.1, whole genome shotgun sequence region aaccctttaaagtatatgatggagtcaacggcgttgaatgggagaatggctagatggcaaatccTGCTCTCCGAGTTCGATAtagtatatgtaagtcagaaggccataaaaggGAGTGCGATAGTAGATTTCTTGGCGAgtagagctttagaagattatAAACCTCTGGACTTTAATTTTCCaaatgaagatttgatgtatgtggcaaataCTGAAGAGGACTCCCAAGAAAATCATTCTTGGAGGTTAAACTTTGATGGAGCCTCGAATGCTTTAGGCAATGGGATTGGGGCAATCCTGGTATCTCCAAGCGAGGATTatcatcctttcaccagtaaattggACTTCGATTGCACTaacaatatggctgagtatgaagcttgcatcatgggtatTCGAGCAGCCATAGAACAGAAAATTAAGTCACTAGAAGTATGTGGAGACTCagcattggtgatataccaactaaAAGGAGACTGGGAAACGAGAGACCCCAAGTTGATTCGTTATCAGAGATTGGTTCTGGAATTGATTGAAGAGTTTGACAACATTaccttttgttatctcccacgggaagaaaatcagatggctgacgctcttgctactttagcctccatgattaaagtgaatcagttagaggacatgaagcccattcaaattagtatttatgagatcTCGGCCCACTGTTACAGTATTGAAGAAGTGGAGAATAATAATCGTCCCTGGTACCAAGATATATTgctatatgtgaagaatcgtgaataTCCTAATCAGGCAAtggagaatgataagaggacattgaggagactagctattgactatgtcttggatggagagatcctatacaaaaggggAAAGGATCGAATACTgttgagatgcgtggatgctgtagaggctaaggaaattttagaagaagtccataAGAATGTTTGTGGAATGCACGCCAATGGATTCACCATGGCTAGATAGATCATGAGATTCAGATATTACTAGTCctccatggaaggagattgcatcaactatgccaagaagtgccacaaatgccaaatttatggggataaaatgcacgcacctccttcacctcttcatgttatgacttctccgtgacctttttctatgtggggaatggatgtcattgggccaatatcgccaaaggcttctaatggacatcgtttcattttcgtGATTATTGACTACTTCACTAAGTGAGTAGAAACAGCCTCATATGCTAGTGTTATGAAGTCAGCAGTTagtaagtttttgaagaaagagatcatatgtcgatatggaatgcctgaaaggatcatatctgacattGCGCTAAATTTGAATAACAGCACGATAGCGAAAGTCTGCAACCAGTTCAATAttagacaccataattcatcaTCGTATCGTCTGAAAATGAATGGTGTAGTAGAGGCAGCCAccaaaaatatgaagaaaattgaggcgaaaatggctgaaacttacaatgattggcatgagaagttaccattcgctCTTCTTGCCTACCGAACATCTATCAGGACTTCTATTGGAGCAacacctttttctttggtttatgggatggaagtaGTCCTACCCATTAAAGTCGAAATTCCTTCTCTCCATGTATTGGCTGAATTAAAATTGGATGAGgttgaatggatccaatctcggtatgatcagttgaacctgatagaagagaaaagaataaaaactattcgtcatggtcaaatgtatcagaagcgaatgatacgagcttataacaaaaaggttcgtcctagagaatttcatgagggagacttggtattgaaaaagatcctccctttacaaaaggattttagagggaaatggatgccaaactgggaaggaccgtATGTTGTAAAAAAGGCTTTTTTTGGAGGTTCTTTGATTTTGGGtgaaatggatggtaaaaacttaccgaatcctgtaaattcagattcaatcaagaaatatttcacttgaaggaaaagaaagaatcaaagtgaaaacccgcaaaaggcgctttgaatcaaaaaaaaaaatagagaggccaaggtgaaaacccgcaaagggcgccttgagacgaAAGGGGATTTgtgttgaaaacccgaaaagggcagctcaaatattGATTAGATTGGGGCATGTTGTAATCTTCCTATACCTAAATCAACAGGGAAAGGAtatgcgacatcttggggcatcgacaaagtactgtggatctcctaaacacatgttaaattcaaAACAATTCTTAGTTTGCATAGAGAAGTTCAAGTTGTGATATCCAaggcacctagtcttcatattaCTTATACAGAATTTGTTTGTTCTTGTAATACTTTATTCTTCATTGTTCTTgaatatctttttcttttcaggACACTTGCTCTCAATaaattccttttcttttattcatattTGATAATTCATTTCTGGGTCAGTATTATCTTGGTGCGAGCATGTTGcgttagaataatgattaattgactaataaactttcacaaaggaagttctgcatattactctagaagtttctaaataatacaggaacctgaaacatgactattgtttagaacgcaccaagtttaaaggatggaaatctgagaaggaagagtctaaattaacactttctctttggatttttttgATTGAACAACATGTCAGTTTGGTGataaagcttaaatgaacaagcaagtaatgatcaccaggcaataggaagaggttaccttgGAGAAAAGAGTCTTCATTTGcgcatgagcctttggtacgacacTTTGGGAATAGTGTAAAAGAGCAGAAAGATTTagatccttgaattgtgataggagaggattgaggaaaagccatatatttctacccttgggttacagtgggagaatgatggttcaaattttgcgtcccagtggattgaactttgaggtttacggtgggggcaatctgactaagtgtttttttaaaaatgccaGCTAATCAAGAAAGCGTTGTAGCACATCATCGTTAAAGCCTAAATAAACTTCGAACAATGACAACCTAGGTGGGATCATTTTCGAAAAAAttatgcattcatgcaaacaccattcatacATGTCTGGTTAAgagcatttgatgcatttttTATCTTGCCATCCTCATCTTAGGCATAATTGGGTTCATCATATAGGTCATATTTCACAAAAAACATATCGGTGAAATCataaagccttatctccctgagtaacagtggagcaggttaaaaagCAGAAGATATTGTCTTCATaaattggcgtgaagtagatcgaagatagcagatcttgtcttcctatattggtagcgaagtggatcgaagatttacagatcttgtcttcccatactggtggcgaagtagatcgaataaagcagatcttgtcttcatgtattggcgtgaagtagatcgaagatagcagatcctgtCTTCTTATATTGGTAGGACGTGGATCGAAGATACAGatattgtcttcccatactgatggcgaagtagattgaagaaagcagatcttgtcttcatgtattggcgtgaagtagatcaaagatagcagatcttgtcttcatgtattggcgtgaagtagatcgaagatagcagatcttgtcttcctatactgGTGGCAAAGTATatcgaagaaagtagatcttgtcttcatgtattggcgtgaagtagatcgaagatagaagatcctgtcttcctatattggtaggaagtggatcgaagatgaaGATCTTTTCTttccatactggtggcgaagtagatcgaagaaagcagatcttgtcttcatgtattggcgtgaagtagatcgaagatagcaaatcttgtcTTCATGAATTggtgtgaagtagatcgaagatagcagatcctgtctt contains the following coding sequences:
- the LOC107921693 gene encoding uncharacterized protein, with the protein product MARWQILLSEFDIVYVSQKAIKGSAIVDFLASRALEDYKPLDFNFPNEDLMYVANTEEDSQENHSWRLNFDGASNALGNGIGAILVSPSEDYHPFTSKLDFDCTNNMAEYEACIMGIRAAIEQKIKSLEVCGDSALVIYQLKGDWETRDPKLIRYQRLDTCSQ